Within Deltaproteobacteria bacterium, the genomic segment TGCTCTCCACGTCGTCGAGCTTGGTCTCGAAGGTGTAGTCGCCGCCGATCAGCTCCATGGGGTAGCCGATATCGTCGTGCCACTGGTGGAACGCATCCACCCAATCGTCGAAGGTGTCGATTCTTTCCTTCTTTATCAACATGCTCTCCTCCTTGATTTCGTAATGAACGTTAGTACGAAAGATTGCCCCAAGCTGACTCCACGCCGGCTGCACCGACAGGAGACTACGCCTGAGGTTTGATGGGTGTAGGACTATCCATACGCCGTTCGGCGCCGATTTGCAAGAGCCGAACGATCGTCCGCACGATTATTTTCGCAGTTCCCTCTGGAGCCAGCGGACGATGGTGGGAAGGGTCTGCGGCGTCTGTCCCATGTGGCCTCCGGGGAAGACCCGGGCGGTCTTGGGGCCGCCGTGTTCCAGCAGCAGATACAGGTCCTCGATGGGCGTCTGCAGGTCGTTCTTCCCGTTGACGATCAGCATGGGGCAGGAGGGCCTGTCCAGCAGCCCCTGGGTCTTCAGCGACAACGACGGGAAGTACGCCACCAGATCCTCCAGGTCGAGCAGGCCGAAGGCGCTGGCGCGGCAGAACTCGTGGTCCATGAGGTAGCTTTCGGCGTTGGTGGACCGGCGCACCCACTCCGCCTGAAAGTTGTAGTGGACCCCGCCGCCCCATACGACCGACGCGCGCAGCCGCTCCGGCTCCACGAAGCTCATCTTGGCGGCCCAGTAGCCGCCGAAGCTGCGACCCAGGATGGCGATGCGCCGCGCATCCACGTCTTCGCGTTCACACAGATAATCGATGACCGCGCCGAACAGGCTCTCGGCGGTGGTGGAGCCCTTGATGGGTGCTTCCCCCACGCCGGGCATGTCCATGGCGCAAACCCCCAGCCCCGCGTTCAGCAACGCCTCGTCGTACTCGTGGCATTCCGGCTTGTAGGAGTCGATGCCGCCGAAGTTGATCACCACCGGGCAGGGGCTCACCCCGTCGGGCTTGCGCAGGAAGGCGCGGATCACCAGATCGCCGGGATAGGGGATCTCCAGGACTTCCAGCGCCGGCGTGAAGTGGCGCGCGGCGCGCAGGTACAGCTCCAGGCTCTGGCGCGCGCATTCCCGCTTCCCCGGCGAGAGGGGAACGGGATAGCGCCCGATGGTGTAGTACACGTAGGCCATGAGGAAGGCCTCCCGCGCCTCCGCCGCGTGTCC encodes:
- a CDS encoding alpha/beta hydrolase, with protein sequence MRPAKHAPDRREGKMGRIKNLDEIKAMVRERTGKRTVFRGARIEDVEPVLDRLTTKDPELWAAEWSRAAEPYADAGEAHEAAGHAAEAREAFLMAYVYYTIGRYPVPLSPGKRECARQSLELYLRAARHFTPALEVLEIPYPGDLVIRAFLRKPDGVSPCPVVINFGGIDSYKPECHEYDEALLNAGLGVCAMDMPGVGEAPIKGSTTAESLFGAVIDYLCEREDVDARRIAILGRSFGGYWAAKMSFVEPERLRASVVWGGGVHYNFQAEWVRRSTNAESYLMDHEFCRASAFGLLDLEDLVAYFPSLSLKTQGLLDRPSCPMLIVNGKNDLQTPIEDLYLLLEHGGPKTARVFPGGHMGQTPQTLPTIVRWLQRELRK